A genomic region of Macrobrachium nipponense isolate FS-2020 chromosome 40, ASM1510439v2, whole genome shotgun sequence contains the following coding sequences:
- the LOC135212019 gene encoding zinc finger protein 521-like: MSCESEAEAATVSLHVPSACTLPDVSREDPTILGEVISLKNNCGSVVDNHKYSSGSCNGDSKAKSNDNSKVKETSKTQNYNHSCFLCKTPFVGGLKVVHLVLNKPMQWSTLDPVSLLKCFGMQVPSLGESECSKISPVDVCGLCYIVVSDCDFLYPHMRSFISKILDLWPEKLKGFKMLCLNISFPDNSSSCLKRVPVEGGCSLMPLITSKCTSKQRIYKKNHLSQVELTFTYPDNPMLHSELSDEVNKISVDEGSGYRVKECSERPRLHELFTCGFCGMPFSSELEWSSHCTSVHKIREKWLSYDRQMVLKGNIMNEICQTNTYDGESKCRKHADNISSAERCKCHACDSDFDSKVEVVEHLQGIHDIIVESFVFYEKHRKKDDQQTNCEADLSELESKDGLSEDLVVCTEEEVTPGDSIDKKSDCENSTLRTELQHKSKCLETVNLKSQDSKRNVRKVYAPHWRCRICGMMFSSQNVLTNHKQQSHPDSARIIKRKILSDSSLESDEEMSLENKDASVASRKRKLVKTSSQLVNDDLGYCVVLKGDGQGGVIDHRVKLGEDSLQSNMNVGTVEDYKPRKRSVKDIVTCGMCGEEFGNHTLIAEHSCPGYENVSKSKSNEVVLLECKVCGRRLQGVNSMRTHMARSHGYPFKKRDRKYQCKICTFKTQVRSQFAQHMREKHKRDVEPPVKCPKCEKNYSAQYIARHIAIIHGSSDNKKYSCKFCTMKYHDLNYLKRHIYFDHANTKWKCQICGLEFDKYHRLQQHRVNAHGTEVHKCTDCGKEFKRKGDLTTHIKRSHVTKVPSVCTFCSKAYAEPTNLRIHLMKKHGVSWEDTLSKRYARHQQESSCLRRRDSKDPKPTQSSKKQDKCLKKKQKPNRKQQMQEHKDYEGNFMQSEHQNLDSVQHFSQGGNIVETRESIDICDVQEPQYDVEITVGMDNLTKVEEITSTGTESFIVIEDPN; this comes from the coding sequence ATGTGTCCAGGGAAGACCCAACCATACTTGGTGAAGTTATTTCGTTAAAAAATAATTGCGGTTCAGTTGTCGACAATCATAAGTATAGTTCAGGGAGCTGCAATGGTGACAGTAAAGCAAAAAGTAATGACAACAGTAAAGTTAAGGAAACTTCTAAAACACAAAATTACAATCATTCTTGCTTCCTGTGCAAAACTCCATTTGTGGGTGGTTTAAAGGTGGTACATCTTGTCCTGAATAAGCCTATGCAGTGGAGTACTCTAGACCCTGTTTCTCTCTTGAAGTGCTTTGGAATGCAAGTTCCTTCTTTAGGAGAATCAGAGTGCTCAAAAATTTCCCCTGTGGATGTCTGTGGCTTATGTTATATTGTTGTATCAGATTGTGATTTCCTGTATCCTCATATGCGCTCTTTCATTTCTAAAATACTAGATTTGTGGCCAGAAAAGTTGAAAGGTTTTAAAATGTTGTGCCTTAATATATCATTTCCTGATAATAGCAGTAGCTGTTTGAAAAGAGTACCTGTAGAGGGTGGTTGCAGTTTAATGCCCTTAATTACAAGTAAATGCACGAGTAAACAACGGATTTATAAGAAAAATCATTTATCCCAAGTAGAACTTACATTTACTTACCCTGATAATCCTATGTTACATTCAGAATTGTCAGATGAAGTGAATAAAATCAGTGTTGATGAAGGTAGTGGATATAGGGTTAAGGAATGTAGTGAGAGGCCAAGATTACATGAGTTGTTTACATGTGGATTTTGTGGGATGCCATTTAGCAGTGAACTCGAATGGAGTAGCCATTGTACAAGTGTTCATAAAATAAGAGAGAAGTGGCTGTCCTATGATAGGCAGATGGTTTTAAAGGGAAATATCATGAATGAAATTTGTCAAACAAATACATATGATGGTGAATCAAAGTGCAGGAAACATGCGGATAACATTTCATCAGCAGAGCGCTGTAAGTGTCATGCTTGTGACAGCGATTTTGACAGTAAGGTAGAAGTTGTGGAACATCTCCAAGGCATTCATGATATCATTgtagaaagttttgttttttatgaaaaacacaggAAAAAAGATGATCAGCAAACAAATTGTGAGGCAGATTTGAGTGAGTTAGAAAGTAAAGATGGGTTATCAGAAGATTTGGTTGTGTGTACTGAAGAGGAAGTCACCCCAGGAGACAGTATTGATAAGAAGAGTGATTGTGAAAATTCTACTTTGAGAACAGAATTACAACACAAGTCTAAGTGTCTTGAAACTGTAAACTTAAAATCGCAGgatagtaaaagaaatgtaagaaaGGTTTATGCACCTCACTGGCGTTGTCGAATATGTGGGATGATGTTTTCCAGTCAGAATGTTTTGACAAACCATAAACAGCAGTCTCATCCTGATTCGGCCAGAATTATAAAACGTAAAATTCTTAGTGACTCTAGTCTGGAATCAGATGAAGAAATGTCTTTGGAAAATAAAGATGCATCTGTTGCTTCAAGAAAACGAAAACTTGTTAAAACATCCAGTCAACTGGTAAATGATGATTTAGGCTACTGTGTAGTTTTGAAAGGCGACGGACAGGGTGGTGTTATTGATCATCGCGTGAAGTTAGGCGAAGACTCTCTTCAAAGTAATATGAATGTAGGAACTGTTGAAGATTATAAACCAAGGAAGAGATCTGTAAAAGATATAGTTACATGTGGAATGTGTGGAGAAGAATTTGGAAATCATACTTTAATTGCTGAACACAGCTGCCCAGGTTATGAAAATGttagtaaaagtaaaagtaatgaagTTGTTCTTCTGGAATGTAAAGTATGTGGCAGGCGATTACAAGGAGTCAATTCCATGCGAACTCATATGGCTAGGTCACATGGATACCCTTTCAAAAAGAGAGACCGTAAGTATCAGTGTAAGATATGTACATTTAAGACACAAGTGAGAAGCCAGTTTGCTCAACACATGAGAGAGAAGCATAAGAGAGATGTTGAGCCTCCTGTGAAGTGTCCCAAGTGTGAGAAGAATTACAGTGCTCAGTATATTGCCCGACATATAGCCATAATACATGGGTCTTCAGACAATAAGAAATATTCTTGTAAGTTCTGTACCATGAAGTATCATGATCTCAACTATTTAAAACGCCATATCTATTTTGATCATGCCAACACTAAATGGAAGTGCCAGATATGCGGATTAGAATTTGATAAGTATCATCGTTTACAGCAACATAGGGTTAATGCTCATGGAACTGAAGTTCACAAGTGCACGGACTGTGGGAAGGAGTTTAAACGAAAAGGAGATTTAACTACTCATATCAAACGAAGTCATGTGACAAAGGTTCCTTCTGTTTGTACCTTCTGTTCCAAGGCTTATGCTGAACCCACAAATTTAAGGATTCATTTAATGAAGAAACATGGTGTATCTTGGGAGGACACTCTTTCAAAGCGGTATGCTCGGCACCAACAAGAGAGTAGTTGCCTTCGCCGCCGAGATTCCAAAGACCCCAAGCCAACTCAGAGTAGCAAGAAACAGGACAAATGCTTGAAAAAGAAGCAAAAACCGAATCGTAAGCAGCAAATGCAAGAACATAAGGATTATGAAGGGAATTTTATGCAGTCTGAACATCAAAATTTGGATTCTGTGCAACATTTCTCCCAGGGAGGAAACATTGTTGAAACTCGTGAAAGCATCGATATATGTGATGTTCAAGAACCTCAGTATGATGTTGAGATTACTGTAGGAATGGACAACTTGACTAAGGTAGAAGAAATCACGAGTACTGGAACAGAGAGTTTCATTGTAATTGAGGATCCTAATTAA